Proteins encoded by one window of Acidipropionibacterium virtanenii:
- a CDS encoding FAS1-like dehydratase domain-containing protein, which produces MPPTSEQTPGLSAEHVGRRYPATEPYIVSAAKISEFATALADDSSAYRGPDPVAPPTFAMVIAAQAWSQLFDDADLGLRLDHTIHADQSFEWVRPLRAGDAVTATLEITSVRNRRGTDIIGLEVSLDAPDGEHLATATSTLWHTGEDAA; this is translated from the coding sequence ATGCCTCCCACATCTGAGCAGACGCCCGGGTTGAGCGCCGAGCACGTCGGACGCCGGTATCCGGCGACCGAGCCGTACATCGTCTCGGCCGCCAAGATCTCCGAGTTCGCGACCGCACTGGCTGACGATTCCTCCGCGTACCGCGGCCCGGACCCGGTCGCCCCGCCGACCTTCGCCATGGTGATCGCGGCCCAGGCGTGGTCGCAGCTCTTCGATGATGCCGATCTGGGGCTGCGTCTGGACCACACGATCCACGCCGACCAGTCCTTCGAATGGGTGAGGCCGTTGAGGGCCGGGGACGCCGTCACCGCCACCCTGGAGATCACCTCGGTGCGCAACCGTCGTGGCACCGACATCATCGGGCTCGAGGTGAGCCTCGACGCTCCCGACGGCGAGCATCTGGCCACGGCCACCTCGACGCTGTGGCACACCGGGGAGGACGCCGCATGA